A genomic window from Microvirga mediterraneensis includes:
- a CDS encoding universal stress protein yields MPIKSIVVVLDESSKTAGPYAVSLASMFEAHLTATTIVHDPTASVAWPEASLPLVASALDDARAEARRILDRFAATAKGISVETEPVEVSAGLPGRAIGPLARHFDLTVLEQPNPDAPDDREIMIETALFETGRPLLIVPYVPIAPFRLETVLIAWDGSATAARALNDAMPFLARAKRAEVVTVAEAGVEIDRSGDRIVRHLARHGISSAFRSLPSAGEIASTMLSHAFDAQADLLVMGGYGHSRLREFVLGGATRGILDAMTLPVLMSH; encoded by the coding sequence ATGCCTATCAAGAGTATCGTCGTTGTGCTTGACGAAAGCTCCAAAACAGCTGGCCCATATGCGGTCTCGCTGGCTTCAATGTTCGAGGCGCACCTCACGGCGACAACGATCGTGCACGATCCCACCGCCAGCGTCGCCTGGCCGGAAGCCTCCCTTCCCCTGGTGGCATCTGCGCTCGATGACGCCCGAGCGGAGGCCCGACGGATCCTTGACCGATTTGCCGCAACAGCCAAAGGTATCAGTGTCGAGACCGAGCCCGTCGAGGTTTCAGCCGGACTGCCAGGCCGGGCGATTGGTCCTCTGGCGCGGCACTTCGATTTGACAGTCCTCGAGCAACCGAACCCTGATGCTCCCGACGACCGGGAGATTATGATCGAAACGGCTCTGTTCGAAACCGGCCGGCCGCTGCTGATCGTGCCGTACGTGCCGATCGCTCCGTTTAGACTTGAGACTGTGCTGATCGCGTGGGACGGAAGCGCGACGGCCGCCAGGGCTCTCAACGATGCGATGCCGTTCTTGGCGCGAGCCAAGCGGGCGGAAGTCGTCACTGTCGCCGAGGCCGGCGTTGAGATCGACCGCTCCGGTGACAGGATCGTCCGACACTTGGCGCGCCACGGCATCTCCTCCGCGTTCCGCAGCCTTCCCAGCGCAGGGGAAATTGCAAGCACGATGTTGTCTCATGCCTTTGACGCCCAAGCCGATCTACTGGTGATGGGCGGCTACGGGCACTCACGGCTCCGCGAATTTGTCCTCGGAGGCGCCACACGCGGCATTCTCGACGCGATGACACTGCCGGTGCTGATGTCGCACTAA
- a CDS encoding RNA polymerase sigma factor gives MSDLKGLSNQWQRTLAGDKDMFRSLVEPYLEELRAAAQHEITYRVCVGDLGSGSLSAEDLMAETMIKAWDERRHKPVNLDLEAWLLGLLYRTADLLVGEERQIGELAPVSLDAPAADMASATGWRQPADFETWEEAIPDPKSTPEEIAPAVERQPGALPERGRRILLMHDRHGISLQQAAFATSSSVSGARELLLEARQTLLDGQEASGARRE, from the coding sequence ATGTCTGACCTCAAGGGCCTGAGCAACCAATGGCAACGGACACTCGCCGGCGACAAGGATATGTTCCGGAGCCTGGTCGAGCCATACCTTGAGGAGCTTCGAGCAGCTGCTCAGCACGAGATCACATACCGCGTCTGCGTTGGCGATCTCGGCTCCGGATCCCTCAGCGCAGAAGATCTTATGGCGGAAACGATGATCAAGGCGTGGGACGAGCGCCGGCATAAGCCCGTCAATTTAGACCTCGAGGCGTGGCTCCTCGGTCTCTTATACCGGACGGCCGACTTGCTTGTGGGCGAGGAGAGGCAGATCGGGGAGTTGGCCCCTGTATCCTTAGATGCCCCTGCTGCTGACATGGCATCCGCGACAGGATGGCGGCAGCCCGCGGATTTCGAAACTTGGGAGGAGGCCATTCCCGATCCGAAATCCACGCCGGAGGAGATCGCCCCTGCCGTCGAGAGGCAGCCCGGCGCGTTGCCTGAGCGGGGCCGCCGCATCCTGCTCATGCATGACCGCCATGGCATCTCGCTCCAACAGGCGGCCTTCGCGACAAGCTCCTCGGTTTCCGGGGCGCGAGAACTCCTCTTAGAGGCCCGGCAGACGCTCCTTGATGGGCAGGAAGCATCAGGAGCGCGTCGCGAATAG
- a CDS encoding DUF2267 domain-containing protein, with protein MAKLVRLVLRSTRRTHCEFRRETQVADHDKLASEGGNQRGGAHDSEVAGPDTQRCSRALRAVLHALRDRSTVDQATHPASQLPVLIPSLHYEGYLPAGNPEPLRSQAEFLEHASRWAGIMRRHWRPSCGMCRISRAPEALG; from the coding sequence ATGGCAAAGCTGGTTCGCCTCGTGCTCCGCAGCACAAGGCGAACCCATTGCGAGTTCCGACGCGAAACCCAAGTGGCAGATCACGATAAACTGGCAAGCGAAGGAGGCAACCAGCGAGGAGGCGCCCACGACAGTGAGGTGGCCGGCCCGGACACACAGCGTTGCTCTCGTGCGTTGCGAGCCGTACTTCACGCGCTGCGCGACCGATCGACAGTTGATCAGGCCACGCATCCAGCGTCTCAACTCCCAGTGCTCATTCCCAGTCTCCACTACGAGGGCTATCTCCCGGCTGGCAATCCGGAGCCGCTTCGATCCCAAGCGGAATTTTTGGAACACGCCTCAAGGTGGGCTGGGATCATGCGCCGACACTGGCGTCCGTCATGCGGCATGTGCCGAATTTCGCGTGCTCCAGAGGCACTTGGATAA